Proteins encoded in a region of the Streptomyces sp. NBC_00258 genome:
- a CDS encoding gamma-glutamylcyclotransferase family protein, whose translation MTLVQPSSSRARLPDAPGELFVYGTLQFAVVLEALLGRLPAHTLASAPGWRAAALEGRVYPGLVAAPGNAAAGLLLTDLTDQEWRLLDAFEDDRYDLRKVALSGGDYGLAYLWPDGEVRPEDWDRAEFESLHLQAYTARCARIGPRLAAGEPKGE comes from the coding sequence ATGACCCTGGTCCAGCCTTCCAGCTCTCGAGCTCGCCTCCCCGATGCTCCCGGTGAACTCTTTGTTTACGGCACGCTCCAGTTCGCTGTCGTCCTCGAAGCTCTGTTGGGGCGACTACCGGCTCACACTCTTGCTTCCGCACCAGGGTGGCGCGCCGCCGCGCTCGAAGGCCGGGTCTATCCCGGACTCGTTGCCGCGCCCGGAAACGCCGCGGCCGGCCTCCTACTCACTGACCTCACCGACCAGGAATGGAGATTGCTCGACGCGTTCGAGGACGACCGATACGACCTGCGGAAGGTGGCCCTCTCGGGCGGCGACTACGGGTTGGCGTACCTCTGGCCGGACGGGGAGGTCCGGCCAGAGGACTGGGACCGAGCCGAATTCGAGAGTCTGCATCTTCAGGCTTACACCGCTCGGTGCGCCCGGATCGGCCCGAGGCTGGCCGCAGGCGAGCCCAAGGGCGAGTAG
- the cutA gene encoding divalent-cation tolerance protein CutA → MTDIVIAQTTIDDEDQAKALARCAVESKLAAGAHIDAPFTAVYWWKSEIETAREWRISYMTTASRLPELEAWVSERHSYEVPQWVTLPVTDGSGSYLSWVVEETTMG, encoded by the coding sequence GTGACCGACATCGTGATTGCGCAGACGACCATCGACGACGAGGACCAGGCGAAGGCACTGGCTCGGTGCGCGGTTGAGAGCAAGCTGGCAGCGGGCGCTCACATCGACGCGCCGTTCACCGCCGTCTACTGGTGGAAGAGCGAGATCGAAACGGCGCGGGAGTGGCGAATCTCGTACATGACGACCGCTAGCCGGCTGCCGGAACTGGAGGCGTGGGTGTCCGAGAGGCACTCGTACGAGGTACCGCAGTGGGTCACTCTTCCAGTGACAGACGGATCGGGTTCTTACCTGTCCTGGGTCGTCGAGGAGACGACCATGGGTTGA
- a CDS encoding phosphotransferase, whose product MTTTVSPESAARIACRASGLPDKSLTPLHHHATSVFLLDAEDVVVRVSPAAQHGRLETSVLLTRWLVANGFPATEPADVRQPVVCGPYAVTFWRHYPQTASGAPAAHHLGSLLRSLHDLPVPPFELPEFQPLSSLKLTLGFSTYLTVSQREWLSARQALLLEAYRGLDFPLGYGHIHADAYPGNTLWDAPSVRLGDWDEAAIGPREIDLANTFQGVRFGRSARELDDFSLRYGYDIRNWSGLPVLCGIRDLHTLGSFIRRADHGDEAAAEQLNHRIATLMNEDSQARWNAA is encoded by the coding sequence ATGACAACGACGGTCTCTCCTGAGTCCGCCGCCCGTATCGCCTGTCGAGCATCGGGCTTGCCAGACAAGTCCCTCACGCCACTTCATCACCACGCTACCTCCGTGTTCCTACTGGATGCTGAGGATGTGGTGGTACGCGTCAGCCCCGCTGCGCAGCACGGACGTCTTGAAACCTCTGTGTTGCTCACCCGGTGGCTTGTTGCGAACGGCTTCCCAGCCACGGAGCCTGCGGATGTTCGCCAGCCAGTAGTCTGTGGTCCCTACGCCGTCACCTTCTGGCGGCACTACCCGCAGACAGCGTCGGGCGCGCCAGCAGCCCACCACCTAGGAAGTCTGCTGAGGTCGCTACACGATCTGCCGGTCCCGCCTTTCGAGCTGCCGGAATTTCAGCCCCTTTCCTCACTGAAGTTGACCCTCGGTTTCAGTACTTACCTTACAGTTTCACAACGAGAGTGGTTGTCGGCTCGGCAGGCGCTACTTTTGGAGGCTTACCGGGGTTTGGACTTCCCGCTCGGTTATGGCCATATACACGCCGACGCGTACCCGGGAAACACGCTGTGGGACGCCCCAAGCGTTAGGCTCGGCGACTGGGACGAGGCCGCGATCGGCCCGCGGGAAATCGACTTGGCCAACACTTTCCAGGGTGTTCGTTTCGGGCGGAGCGCCAGGGAACTGGATGACTTCAGCCTTCGTTATGGGTACGACATTCGGAATTGGTCAGGGCTCCCTGTCCTTTGCGGAATTAGGGACCTGCATACGCTCGGCTCGTTCATTCGCAGGGCTGACCACGGCGATGAAGCTGCCGCAGAGCAGCTGAATCATCGCATTGCAACGCTCATGAACGAAGACAGCCAAGCTCGGTGGAATGCCGCATAA
- a CDS encoding helix-turn-helix domain-containing protein, which yields MQKHGRVCSGCGCRLSQYNQEPLCATCARGQRLVACSTPRVPDAVWRETEVQAAIAAWEFGRVSRLVRKAAGLRQDDIAFMTGLSQGYVSMLEAGSRRLTSLEKVAQFLNGIGAPDSFLPAPLGGVQQAAPTPLTPERTSLNEGNSGGGRQASDARNLAVRAAAQSLQFVEEITNSNVSDVELVKLEAEVTRLATEYVHAPLHSLFEDLLSTRDSIFSLLKGRQPPRQARELFLLAGTSCLLIAHASQNLGDEGSAIAQLQTAWTLAEHADRDDLRAWVKGTAALFAEWSPRQQAALDYAQQAMLLAPGGETRARIAAIEARTAARVKDSDRAIAALDELKRARELRTEPSGLTRFGGLLTFPVAKQEYYIGGTYALLGKHRLAEEHATAAIRLYESGPQELRSYGDEALARLDIVTARIAAGEVEGAGEQLQPILELPEDRRIRQLGDAMHGVARLLEDPRFARSRRARELADEARGYQVIDTRAKVIAS from the coding sequence ATGCAGAAGCACGGCCGTGTATGCAGTGGCTGTGGCTGCCGTCTCAGCCAGTACAACCAAGAGCCCCTATGCGCCACCTGTGCACGCGGCCAGCGCCTCGTTGCCTGCTCAACCCCTCGCGTTCCGGATGCAGTCTGGCGAGAGACCGAAGTCCAGGCCGCAATCGCGGCTTGGGAATTCGGTCGAGTAAGCCGACTCGTTCGCAAAGCGGCTGGCCTGCGCCAGGATGATATTGCGTTCATGACTGGACTGAGCCAGGGGTACGTGTCAATGCTCGAAGCTGGGAGTCGGCGCTTAACAAGCCTTGAAAAGGTCGCGCAGTTCCTCAATGGCATTGGTGCCCCTGACTCGTTTCTTCCAGCGCCACTAGGCGGCGTCCAACAGGCGGCGCCGACGCCTCTCACGCCGGAACGTACCTCCCTGAACGAGGGCAATTCTGGAGGCGGGCGGCAGGCATCGGATGCTCGCAACCTGGCAGTGCGGGCTGCGGCGCAGTCGTTGCAGTTCGTTGAGGAAATCACGAATAGCAATGTGAGTGATGTTGAGCTCGTAAAGCTGGAAGCCGAAGTCACCCGGCTTGCGACCGAGTACGTGCATGCTCCATTGCACTCCCTATTCGAAGATCTCTTGTCGACACGAGACAGCATTTTCTCCCTACTCAAAGGTCGACAGCCGCCTCGGCAGGCGCGTGAGCTGTTCCTCCTCGCCGGTACGAGTTGCCTTCTCATCGCGCACGCATCCCAGAACCTGGGAGACGAAGGTTCCGCAATCGCTCAACTCCAGACAGCCTGGACTCTGGCGGAGCACGCCGATCGCGATGATCTGCGGGCGTGGGTCAAAGGCACAGCTGCCCTGTTCGCGGAGTGGTCGCCGCGGCAACAAGCTGCGCTGGACTACGCACAGCAGGCCATGCTGCTTGCGCCTGGAGGTGAGACACGGGCCAGGATCGCCGCGATCGAAGCCAGAACCGCTGCTCGCGTCAAAGACTCAGACAGAGCAATCGCCGCGCTCGATGAGCTCAAGCGAGCCCGCGAGCTTCGGACCGAGCCCAGCGGCCTGACTCGATTTGGTGGGCTGCTCACCTTTCCGGTGGCCAAGCAGGAGTACTACATAGGTGGCACATACGCCCTGCTCGGCAAGCACCGATTGGCAGAAGAACATGCCACCGCAGCGATCCGGCTCTATGAGAGCGGGCCGCAGGAGCTGCGGTCCTACGGCGATGAGGCGCTGGCGCGCCTCGATATCGTGACAGCACGCATTGCCGCGGGCGAAGTCGAGGGTGCCGGCGAGCAGCTCCAACCCATCCTCGAACTTCCCGAAGACCGGCGTATCCGTCAACTTGGCGATGCCATGCATGGGGTGGCTAGGCTTCTTGAGGATCCACGATTCGCCCGCAGCCGACGGGCCCGCGAGCTGGCAGACGAGGCCCGCGGCTATCAGGTCATCGACACCCGAGCGAAGGTCATCGCCTCATGA
- a CDS encoding HAD family hydrolase codes for MAHRILVLWDIDRTLLYVGDIDRQVYRETFSEIVGRPADRLPARGTGVTMPLAIRSLLLENGVPEPDVPRLLPRMVDLLPHRLAAHAQDLRRLGVLLPGAVSALKAVHGQASLVPTVVTGNLKPNALLKLRAFQLEGFLDTEIGGYSSDDDHRPALVSVAQRRAQGRYGTSFTRCNTVVIGDSLEDVRTGLEGGAAVIGIASGKTSVDELAAAGAHVVLDSLEDPAQLLDAIAMLTTDDA; via the coding sequence ATGGCCCATCGCATCCTCGTGCTGTGGGACATCGACCGCACGCTGTTGTACGTCGGCGATATCGACCGGCAGGTCTACCGCGAGACTTTTTCCGAGATCGTTGGGCGGCCGGCGGACCGGCTTCCCGCCAGAGGCACAGGGGTAACCATGCCCCTCGCAATCCGGTCGCTGCTCCTCGAAAACGGTGTCCCTGAGCCGGATGTCCCCCGGCTGCTACCGCGCATGGTGGACCTCCTGCCGCACCGACTCGCGGCGCACGCTCAAGATCTTCGGCGCCTCGGGGTCCTTCTGCCCGGTGCAGTATCCGCCCTCAAGGCAGTGCATGGGCAGGCGAGCCTCGTGCCGACCGTTGTCACGGGGAACCTCAAGCCCAACGCGCTTCTGAAGCTGAGAGCCTTCCAACTCGAAGGGTTCCTCGACACCGAGATCGGCGGGTACTCCTCTGATGACGATCACCGCCCCGCTCTCGTCTCGGTGGCTCAGCGCCGTGCTCAAGGCAGATACGGCACTTCGTTCACGCGCTGCAATACCGTCGTCATCGGAGACTCACTTGAGGACGTCCGTACGGGACTCGAGGGCGGAGCGGCCGTGATTGGTATCGCGTCAGGCAAGACCAGCGTTGACGAACTGGCAGCCGCCGGAGCTCACGTCGTCCTCGACAGCCTTGAAGACCCTGCTCAACTTCTGGATGCCATCGCGATGCTGACCACCGATGATGCGTGA